One genomic window of Sphingopyxis sp. OPL5 includes the following:
- a CDS encoding RHS repeat domain-containing protein has protein sequence MTVAYNINYGTVAHVIDAENNRTAYTYDGFNRRSKTEYPSTTKGANAANAADYEEVTFDANGNVANRRLRDGTSIAYTIDNLDRVTLSDLTGTVDDTSYSYDLLGRAVSATRNSETLTFAHDALGRLTSETQHLGTTTHTYDAAGRRLSLAYPGGVLTVNYDYDVAGNVTKVRENGATSGVGVLADYAYDNLGRRSSITFGNGSVQSFAYGADQRLATLTNNLGGAATTHDLVQSFAYNPAGQIASVTRGNDAYAWPGHYNVDRAYVADGLNRIMNVGSTAFAYDARGNLTSDGTNSFTYSPDNLLTGGPGGSLFRYDALARLGGAKVNISSTLIRYTYDGTNRIAEYQGVASVHRRYVHGPGVDEPIVWYEGSAINNTTRRFLMADERGSIVSVTDSAGATIAVNSYDEYGIPASGNVGKFGYTGQMWLPEAGMWYYKARMYSPTLGRFMQTDPIGYSDGMNWYNYVRSDPVNNSDPLGLAINRSEDCASRPNTCPPDDPNRDQIVVTGTRAVPMPAPLGPLSVVSGVPRGMAGGEFAGMAAAAADTKKGESKKAPARKHDRCSIGKAVASSSEATMVAGSTIGAAGFLTPLVPDGEAVGAILIVLGGIGWAGGKLASLGCP, from the coding sequence GTGACCGTGGCCTATAATATCAACTATGGCACCGTCGCGCATGTGATCGATGCCGAGAATAACCGCACCGCCTATACCTATGACGGGTTTAACCGCCGTTCGAAGACCGAATATCCCTCGACCACCAAGGGCGCCAATGCGGCGAATGCGGCCGATTATGAGGAGGTGACCTTTGACGCCAACGGCAATGTCGCCAACCGTCGGCTGCGCGACGGGACGAGCATCGCCTACACGATCGACAACCTTGATCGCGTGACGCTGAGCGATCTCACCGGGACGGTCGATGACACGTCGTACAGCTATGATCTTCTCGGCCGGGCGGTGAGCGCGACGCGCAACAGCGAGACTTTGACCTTCGCGCACGACGCGCTGGGCCGGCTGACGAGCGAGACGCAACATCTGGGGACGACGACGCACACCTATGATGCGGCGGGGCGGCGGCTGTCGCTGGCCTATCCGGGGGGCGTGCTGACGGTCAATTACGACTATGACGTCGCCGGCAATGTGACGAAGGTCCGCGAAAATGGCGCGACCAGCGGGGTCGGCGTGCTCGCCGACTATGCCTATGACAATCTGGGGCGGCGTTCGAGCATCACTTTCGGGAACGGCAGCGTCCAGAGCTTTGCCTATGGCGCCGACCAGCGGCTGGCGACGCTGACCAACAATCTGGGCGGCGCGGCGACGACGCACGACCTGGTGCAGAGCTTCGCCTATAACCCCGCGGGGCAGATCGCGAGCGTCACGCGCGGCAACGACGCCTATGCCTGGCCAGGGCATTATAATGTCGATCGCGCCTATGTCGCCGACGGGCTCAACCGCATCATGAACGTCGGCAGCACGGCCTTTGCCTACGACGCGCGCGGCAACCTGACGAGCGACGGGACGAACAGCTTCACCTACAGCCCCGACAATCTGTTGACCGGCGGGCCGGGCGGGTCGCTGTTCCGTTATGACGCGCTGGCACGGCTCGGCGGGGCGAAGGTCAATATCAGCTCGACGCTGATCCGCTATACCTATGACGGCACGAACCGCATCGCCGAATATCAGGGCGTCGCGTCGGTGCACCGCCGCTATGTCCACGGCCCCGGCGTCGACGAGCCGATCGTATGGTATGAGGGCAGCGCGATCAACAACACGACGCGCCGCTTCCTGATGGCCGACGAGCGCGGCAGCATCGTCAGCGTGACCGACAGCGCGGGCGCGACGATCGCGGTCAACAGCTATGACGAATATGGCATCCCGGCATCGGGCAATGTCGGCAAGTTCGGCTACACCGGCCAGATGTGGCTGCCCGAGGCGGGCATGTGGTATTACAAGGCGCGGATGTATTCGCCGACCTTGGGGCGGTTCATGCAGACCGATCCGATCGGGTATAGCGACGGGATGAACTGGTATAATTATGTGCGCAGCGATCCGGTGAACAATAGCGATCCGCTGGGGCTGGCGATCAATCGGTCTGAGGATTGTGCTAGCCGGCCCAATACTTGTCCGCCGGATGATCCGAACAGGGATCAGATCGTGGTTACGGGAACGCGGGCGGTGCCGATGCCCGCACCGCTTGGTCCGCTTTCTGTTGTTAGTGGTGTGCCGCGTGGCATGGCGGGTGGCGAGTTCGCGGGTATGGCCGCAGCTGCGGCAGATACGAAAAAAGGAGAAAGCAAAAAAGCTCCGGCGCGGAAGCATGATAGATGCAGTATTGGGAAGGCGGTTGCTAGTTCATCGGAAGCTACGATGGTTGCTGGAAGTACTATTGGGGCTGCTGGATTCTTAACTCCTTTGGTTCCTGATGGGGAAGCTGTCGGAGCTATACTTATCGTTCTGGGAGGAATCGGTTGGGCAGGAGGAAAGCTCGCATCGCTGGGTTGCCCGTGA
- the bioD gene encoding dethiobiotin synthase: protein MPRFVVTGTDTGIGKTVFAAALAGATGAPYWKPVQAGLDDETDSEVVARLANVAVVPEAYRLVTPASPHRAAEIDGVTIDPDQLTPPQGDLIVEGAGGALVPLTRTLLYADLFARWQIPVIICARTSLGTINHSLLTIEALRARDVPIHGLAFLGDAVEDSEAIIAEISGVRRLGRLPIVDPLTPENLARAFAANFDLADFG from the coding sequence ATGCCGCGCTTCGTCGTCACCGGCACCGACACCGGCATCGGCAAGACCGTCTTTGCCGCCGCGCTCGCGGGAGCGACCGGCGCCCCCTATTGGAAACCGGTGCAGGCTGGCCTCGACGACGAAACCGACAGCGAGGTCGTCGCCCGCCTCGCCAACGTCGCGGTAGTGCCCGAGGCCTACCGCCTCGTCACCCCCGCCTCACCCCACCGCGCCGCCGAGATCGACGGCGTGACCATCGACCCCGACCAGCTCACACCCCCCCAAGGCGACCTGATCGTCGAAGGCGCCGGCGGCGCCCTCGTCCCGCTCACCCGCACCCTGCTCTACGCCGACCTGTTCGCGCGCTGGCAGATTCCGGTGATTATCTGCGCGCGGACCAGCCTCGGCACGATCAACCACAGCCTGCTCACGATCGAGGCGCTCCGCGCCCGCGACGTTCCGATCCACGGCCTCGCCTTCCTCGGCGACGCGGTCGAAGACAGTGAGGCAATCATTGCGGAGATATCGGGCGTCCGCCGCCTCGGCCGCCTGCCGATCGTCGATCCACTAACGCCGGAAAATCTTGCACGCGCATTTGCAGCAAACTTCGACCTGGCGGATTTCGGCTAA
- a CDS encoding TrbC/VirB2 family protein: protein MASLGEGSFVAASQWLASVATGSIATGAATIAVAAIGFAMLAGRVDLRRGATVILGCFILFAAPSLASAFVQWANGGDAAVQQAALAPPLPATPAPPPYQPHDPYAGASLIR from the coding sequence ATGGCATCACTCGGTGAAGGTTCCTTCGTCGCCGCGAGCCAATGGCTCGCCAGCGTCGCCACCGGCTCGATCGCCACCGGGGCCGCGACCATCGCGGTCGCCGCGATCGGTTTTGCGATGCTCGCGGGGCGGGTCGATCTGCGGCGCGGGGCGACGGTGATCCTCGGCTGTTTCATCCTCTTCGCGGCGCCGTCGCTCGCGTCGGCGTTCGTGCAATGGGCCAATGGCGGTGATGCCGCGGTGCAGCAGGCCGCGCTCGCGCCGCCGTTGCCGGCGACGCCCGCGCCGCCGCCCTATCAGCCGCACGATCCCTATGCCGGCGCGTCGCTGATCCGCTAG
- a CDS encoding 8-amino-7-oxononanoate synthase, with protein MPNAPFAAHHADLAALAADDRRRTLVPRAGIDFASNDYLALAGSYVLNEAVAQGLQRGLPAGSGGSRLLRGNHEEHEALEAHAARHYGSQAALFFPTGFAANAALFATLPQRGDLIVHDELIHASAHDGMKLGRADRAAAAHNDPQAFDDAIAGWRARGGTGTAWIAVESLYSMDGDRAPLADLAAVADRHDAVLIVDEAHATGVYGPAGAGLAHALAPRDNLITLHTCGKALGCEGALLCGPAIVRDFIVNRGRPFIFSTAPSPLMAWLVRQALEIVAGEPERAARLHDLVAHAETRLAALGLPASGSQIIPVVIGDNARTMRIAGALQEAGFDVRGIRPPTVPHGTARLRIAITLNVGEADIDRMTDTLAAAMADA; from the coding sequence ATGCCAAACGCCCCCTTCGCCGCCCACCACGCCGACCTCGCCGCACTCGCGGCGGACGACCGCCGCCGCACCCTCGTGCCGCGCGCCGGCATCGACTTCGCCTCGAACGATTATCTCGCCCTCGCCGGCTCCTACGTCCTCAACGAAGCCGTCGCGCAGGGCCTCCAGCGCGGCCTGCCCGCCGGCTCGGGCGGCTCGCGCCTGCTGCGCGGCAACCACGAAGAGCATGAAGCATTGGAGGCCCACGCCGCGCGCCACTACGGCAGCCAGGCGGCGCTGTTCTTCCCCACCGGCTTCGCCGCCAACGCCGCGCTCTTCGCGACGCTGCCGCAGCGCGGCGACCTCATCGTCCACGACGAGCTCATCCACGCCAGCGCCCACGACGGCATGAAACTCGGCCGCGCCGACCGCGCCGCCGCCGCGCACAACGACCCGCAGGCCTTCGACGACGCGATCGCCGGCTGGCGCGCCAGGGGAGGCACCGGCACCGCGTGGATCGCGGTCGAAAGCCTCTATTCGATGGACGGCGACCGCGCCCCGCTGGCCGACCTCGCCGCGGTCGCCGACCGCCACGACGCGGTGCTGATCGTCGACGAGGCGCACGCCACCGGCGTCTACGGCCCCGCCGGCGCCGGCCTCGCCCACGCGCTGGCGCCGCGCGACAATCTCATCACCCTCCACACCTGCGGCAAGGCGCTCGGCTGCGAAGGCGCCCTGCTCTGCGGTCCCGCGATCGTGCGCGATTTCATCGTCAACCGCGGCCGCCCCTTCATCTTCTCGACCGCCCCTTCGCCGCTGATGGCCTGGCTCGTGCGCCAGGCGCTCGAAATCGTCGCGGGCGAACCCGAACGCGCAGCGCGCCTCCACGACCTCGTTGCCCACGCCGAAACCCGCCTCGCCGCGCTCGGCCTGCCCGCCAGCGGCAGCCAGATCATCCCGGTCGTCATCGGCGACAACGCGCGCACGATGCGCATCGCCGGCGCGCTGCAGGAAGCCGGGTTCGACGTCCGCGGCATCCGCCCTCCCACCGTCCCGCACGGCACCGCGCGCCTGCGCATCGCGATCACCCTCAACGTCGGCGAGGCCGACATCGACCGCATGACCGACACCCTCGCCGCCGCGATGGCCGACGCCTGA
- a CDS encoding acetolactate synthase 3 large subunit — MTEMSGADMVVQALVDLGVDTVFGYPGGAVLPIYDALYKHPTIKHILVRHEQAATHAAEGYARSTGKPGVVLVTSGPGATNAVTGITDALMDSIPMIVLTGQVSTALIGTDAFQECDTVGITRHCTKHNYLVMDPERLGPILHEAFYIATHGRPGPVVIDIPKNVQVATGNYVIPEKIAHKSYRPQVEPDADAIAEAVALIAAAERPVFYTGGGVINAGPDASAALRQLVSLTGAPVTSTLMGLGAFPCDDPKWLGMLGMHGTYESNMAMNRADLIIAVGARFDDRVTGRLDAFAPEAKKIHIDIDRSSINKIVAVDLAVVGDAGRALDAIIAGWQDAGHKARDLGEWWRRIDGWRATRCLDFPEKKEDAAEIMPQRAVRALFDATRGRDPIITTEVGQHQMWAAQHFGFSAPNRWLTSGGLGTMGYGFPAAVGAQIAHPNRLVICVAGEASIQMNIQEMSTVSQYRLPVKIFILNNEYMGMVRQWQELTYESRYSNSYSDSLPDFVKLAEAYGWTGLRIDTLGDLEDGIAKMIDTPGPVIVDCRVAKLANCFPMIPSGAAHTEMLLQPSDVTGTMDDEAKALV; from the coding sequence GTGACGGAAATGAGTGGTGCCGACATGGTGGTTCAGGCGCTGGTCGACCTCGGGGTCGACACGGTGTTCGGCTATCCGGGCGGCGCGGTCCTTCCCATCTATGACGCGCTCTACAAGCACCCGACGATCAAGCACATTCTCGTCCGCCACGAACAGGCGGCGACGCATGCGGCGGAGGGTTATGCACGCTCGACCGGCAAGCCCGGCGTCGTGCTCGTCACTTCTGGACCCGGCGCGACCAACGCCGTCACCGGCATCACCGACGCGCTGATGGATTCGATCCCGATGATCGTGCTCACCGGCCAGGTGTCGACCGCCTTGATCGGCACCGACGCCTTTCAGGAATGCGACACCGTCGGCATCACCCGCCACTGCACCAAGCATAATTATCTGGTGATGGACCCCGAACGCCTCGGCCCGATCCTGCACGAGGCTTTCTATATCGCCACCCACGGCCGCCCCGGCCCGGTCGTGATCGACATCCCCAAGAATGTGCAGGTCGCCACCGGCAATTATGTCATCCCCGAAAAGATCGCGCACAAAAGCTATCGCCCGCAGGTCGAACCCGACGCCGATGCGATCGCCGAAGCCGTCGCGCTGATCGCTGCGGCCGAACGACCGGTCTTCTACACCGGCGGCGGCGTCATCAACGCCGGCCCCGACGCCAGCGCCGCGCTGCGTCAGTTGGTGTCGCTGACCGGCGCGCCGGTCACCTCGACCCTGATGGGCCTCGGCGCCTTCCCGTGCGACGATCCCAAATGGCTCGGCATGCTCGGCATGCACGGCACCTATGAATCGAACATGGCGATGAACCGCGCCGACCTGATCATCGCGGTCGGCGCGCGCTTCGACGACCGCGTCACCGGCCGCCTCGACGCCTTCGCGCCCGAAGCGAAAAAGATCCACATCGACATCGACCGCAGCTCGATCAACAAGATCGTCGCCGTAGACCTCGCCGTCGTCGGCGACGCCGGCCGCGCCCTCGACGCGATCATCGCGGGCTGGCAGGACGCGGGCCACAAGGCGCGCGATCTGGGCGAATGGTGGCGCCGCATCGACGGCTGGCGCGCAACGCGCTGCCTCGACTTCCCCGAAAAGAAGGAAGACGCCGCCGAAATCATGCCGCAGCGCGCGGTCCGCGCGCTGTTCGACGCGACCCGCGGTCGCGACCCGATCATCACCACCGAGGTCGGCCAGCACCAGATGTGGGCGGCGCAGCATTTCGGCTTTTCGGCCCCCAACCGCTGGCTCACCAGCGGCGGGCTCGGTACGATGGGTTACGGTTTCCCCGCCGCGGTCGGCGCGCAGATCGCGCACCCGAACCGCCTCGTCATCTGCGTCGCGGGCGAAGCCAGCATCCAGATGAATATCCAGGAAATGAGCACGGTCAGCCAGTACCGGCTGCCGGTGAAGATCTTCATCCTCAACAATGAATATATGGGCATGGTCCGCCAGTGGCAGGAACTGACCTATGAAAGCCGCTATTCGAACAGCTATTCGGACAGCCTGCCCGATTTCGTGAAGCTCGCCGAAGCCTATGGCTGGACGGGCCTGCGCATCGACACGCTCGGCGACCTCGAGGACGGCATCGCGAAGATGATCGACACCCCGGGACCGGTGATCGTCGACTGCCGCGTCGCCAAGCTCGCCAACTGCTTCCCGATGATCCCGTCGGGCGCCGCCCACACCGAAATGCTCCTCCAGCCGAGCGACGTCACCGGCACGATGGACGACGAAGCCAAGGCACTGGTGTAA
- the ilvC gene encoding ketol-acid reductoisomerase, producing MQVYYDRDADQDLIKNKKVAVVGYGSQGHAHAQNMRDSGVKEVAIALRPGSATAKKAEAAGFKVLTNKEAAEWADVIMIAAPDEHQAKIYADDIGPNMKPGAALAFAHGLNIHFGLIEARPDIDVFMVAPKGPGHTVRSEYQKGGGVPCLIAVAQEAQGAGSSGNGFAKALALSYASAVGGGRSGIIETSFKEECETDLFGEQAVLCGGITHLIQAGFETLVEAGYAPEMAYFECLHETKLIVDLLYEGGIANMRYSISNTAEYGDIKTGPRIITEETKAEMKRVLQDIQSGRFVKDFVLDNQAGQPELKASRKAAAAHPIEQVGGELRAMMPWIAKNQLVDKSKN from the coding sequence ATGCAGGTTTATTACGATCGCGACGCCGACCAGGATCTGATCAAGAACAAGAAGGTCGCCGTCGTCGGCTACGGCAGCCAGGGCCACGCCCATGCGCAGAACATGCGCGACAGCGGTGTGAAGGAGGTCGCGATCGCGCTCCGTCCCGGTTCGGCGACCGCCAAAAAGGCCGAAGCCGCGGGCTTCAAGGTGCTGACCAACAAGGAAGCCGCCGAATGGGCCGACGTGATCATGATCGCCGCGCCTGACGAGCATCAGGCGAAAATCTACGCCGACGACATCGGCCCGAACATGAAGCCCGGCGCCGCGCTCGCCTTCGCCCACGGCCTCAACATCCACTTCGGCCTGATCGAAGCGCGCCCCGACATCGACGTCTTCATGGTCGCGCCCAAGGGTCCCGGCCACACCGTGCGCAGCGAATATCAGAAGGGCGGCGGCGTCCCCTGCCTGATCGCGGTAGCACAGGAAGCGCAGGGCGCGGGTTCGTCGGGCAACGGCTTCGCCAAGGCGCTCGCCCTCTCCTACGCCTCCGCCGTCGGCGGCGGTCGCAGCGGCATCATCGAAACCAGCTTCAAGGAAGAGTGCGAAACCGACCTCTTCGGCGAACAGGCTGTGCTCTGCGGCGGCATCACCCACCTGATCCAGGCGGGTTTCGAAACGCTGGTCGAGGCGGGCTACGCCCCCGAAATGGCCTATTTCGAATGCCTCCACGAAACCAAGCTGATCGTCGACCTCCTCTATGAAGGCGGCATCGCGAACATGCGCTACTCGATCTCGAACACCGCCGAATATGGCGACATCAAGACCGGCCCGCGCATCATCACCGAAGAGACCAAGGCCGAAATGAAGCGCGTGCTTCAGGATATCCAGTCGGGCCGCTTCGTGAAGGACTTCGTCCTCGACAACCAGGCCGGCCAGCCCGAACTCAAGGCGAGCCGCAAGGCCGCCGCGGCGCATCCGATCGAACAGGTCGGCGGCGAACTGCGCGCGATGATGCCGTGGATCGCCAAGAACCAGCTCGTCGACAAGTCGAAGAACTGA
- a CDS encoding adenosylmethionine--8-amino-7-oxononanoate transaminase: MTHTDQSPVWHPFTQHGLGDTIPLIARGDGARLYDADGRYWIDAISSWWVTTHGHAHPRIMAAIRDQSEKLDQLIFAGWTHEPAESLAAELVRITPAPLTRVFFSDSGSTSVEVALKMALGYWYNIGEPRSRILVLEHSYHGDTIGTMSVGERGVYNRAWQPLLFDVDTIPFPHERQEQATLDALEAACAQHPAAFIVEPLILGAGGMLIYPAWVLAEMRAICARHNVLFIADEVMTGWGRTGTRFACDQAGVIPDIVCLSKGLTGGSLPLAVTLCIEPIFEAHWSTDRAKTFYHSSSYTANPIACAAANENLAIWRDEPVQQRIDTLADAQAAHLAMLGHDPRVERPRRLGTIAAFDIAQPDGGYLSALAPRLIAFYRDHGVLLRPLGNTLYVMPPYCITPEDLAQVWTSIAASLDAL; encoded by the coding sequence ATGACCCACACCGACCAATCCCCCGTCTGGCACCCCTTCACCCAGCACGGCCTCGGCGACACCATACCGCTCATCGCCCGCGGCGACGGCGCGCGCCTCTACGATGCCGACGGCCGATACTGGATCGACGCCATCTCCAGTTGGTGGGTCACCACCCACGGCCACGCCCACCCGCGCATCATGGCCGCGATCCGCGACCAGAGCGAAAAGCTCGACCAGCTCATCTTCGCCGGCTGGACCCACGAGCCCGCCGAAAGCCTCGCCGCCGAACTGGTCCGCATCACCCCCGCGCCGCTCACCCGCGTCTTCTTCTCGGACTCGGGCTCGACCAGCGTCGAGGTCGCGCTGAAAATGGCGCTCGGTTACTGGTATAATATCGGCGAGCCGCGCAGCCGCATCCTCGTCCTCGAACACAGCTATCATGGCGACACGATCGGCACGATGTCGGTCGGCGAGCGCGGCGTCTACAACCGCGCCTGGCAGCCGCTTCTGTTCGACGTCGATACCATCCCCTTCCCGCACGAGAGGCAGGAACAAGCCACGCTCGACGCGCTCGAAGCCGCCTGCGCCCAGCACCCCGCCGCCTTCATCGTCGAACCGCTGATCCTCGGCGCCGGCGGCATGCTGATCTATCCCGCGTGGGTGCTCGCCGAGATGCGCGCCATCTGCGCCCGCCACAACGTGCTCTTCATCGCCGATGAAGTAATGACCGGCTGGGGCCGCACCGGCACCCGCTTCGCCTGCGACCAGGCCGGCGTCATCCCCGACATCGTCTGCCTGTCGAAGGGGCTGACCGGCGGGAGCCTGCCGCTCGCGGTCACCCTCTGCATCGAACCGATTTTCGAGGCGCACTGGTCGACCGACCGCGCCAAGACCTTCTATCATTCGTCGAGCTACACCGCGAACCCGATCGCCTGCGCCGCCGCCAACGAAAATCTCGCGATCTGGCGCGACGAGCCGGTGCAGCAGCGCATCGACACCCTCGCCGACGCACAGGCCGCGCACCTCGCGATGCTCGGCCACGACCCGCGCGTCGAGCGCCCCCGCCGCCTCGGCACCATCGCCGCCTTCGACATCGCCCAGCCCGACGGCGGATATCTCTCGGCCCTCGCCCCGCGCCTGATCGCCTTCTACCGCGACCACGGCGTCCTCCTCCGCCCGCTCGGCAACACGCTGTACGTGATGCCCCCCTATTGCATCACCCCCGAAGACCTGGCGCAGGTGTGGACCAGCATCGCCGCCTCGCTCGACGCCCTGTAA
- a CDS encoding DUF6151 family protein: MSSDLAFACPCGTVSGTLLNVGPDQGDHVICHCTDCQDLTRHLGHANRVLDAHGGSALYQSRCAKMRLDTGRERLACVHLTDKPTLRWYATCCGMPLFNSYANGKIPYITTQLAACDPATRDTLVGPPLGHLFTQDGIGDTGALPKMSMGQLMRRFFPRMIKDMLSGDRRRCELFDTRTLEPIATPHRLTGEERRALRR; encoded by the coding sequence ATGTCCTCCGACCTCGCCTTCGCCTGTCCATGCGGCACCGTTTCCGGCACCCTCCTCAACGTCGGTCCGGACCAGGGCGACCATGTCATATGCCATTGCACCGACTGCCAGGACCTGACGCGCCACCTCGGCCACGCGAACCGCGTGCTCGACGCGCACGGCGGCAGCGCGCTCTACCAGTCGCGCTGCGCAAAAATGCGCCTCGACACCGGCCGCGAGCGGCTCGCCTGCGTCCATCTGACCGACAAGCCGACGCTGCGCTGGTATGCGACCTGCTGCGGCATGCCCTTGTTCAACAGCTATGCGAACGGCAAAATCCCCTACATCACCACCCAGCTCGCCGCTTGCGACCCGGCGACGCGCGACACGCTGGTCGGCCCGCCGCTTGGCCACCTCTTCACGCAGGACGGCATCGGCGACACCGGCGCGCTGCCCAAGATGAGCATGGGCCAGCTGATGCGCCGCTTCTTCCCGCGGATGATCAAGGACATGCTCTCGGGCGATCGCCGCCGCTGCGAACTGTTCGACACCCGGACGCTCGAACCGATCGCCACGCCGCACCGCCTGACCGGCGAAGAGCGGCGGGCCTTGCGCCGCTAA
- the ilvN gene encoding acetolactate synthase small subunit, which produces MKIKTEAGERHVLAVTVDNEAGILAKITGLFSARGYNIESLTVADISADHALSRITIVTSGPPAVIDQIIAQLDRLVPVHNVVDLADQGAHVEREIALVKVAGTGEKRIEALRLADVFRAKVVDTTLTSFIFEITGNSDKVDRFIALMRECGLVEVGRTGVVAIARGAEAV; this is translated from the coding sequence ATGAAAATCAAAACCGAAGCGGGCGAGCGCCATGTGCTCGCCGTCACCGTCGACAACGAGGCGGGCATCCTCGCCAAGATCACCGGGCTGTTCTCGGCGCGCGGTTATAATATCGAAAGCCTGACCGTCGCCGACATCAGCGCCGACCATGCGCTGTCGCGGATCACCATCGTCACCTCGGGCCCGCCTGCGGTGATCGACCAGATCATCGCGCAACTCGACCGGCTCGTGCCCGTCCACAATGTCGTCGACCTCGCCGACCAGGGCGCGCATGTCGAACGCGAGATCGCGCTCGTCAAAGTCGCGGGCACCGGCGAAAAGCGCATCGAGGCGCTGCGCCTTGCCGACGTCTTCCGCGCCAAGGTGGTCGACACCACGCTGACCAGCTTCATCTTCGAAATCACCGGGAACAGCGACAAGGTCGACCGCTTCATCGCGCTGATGCGCGAATGCGGGCTGGTCGAAGTCGGCCGCACCGGCGTCGTCGCCATCGCCCGCGGGGCGGAGGCGGTTTAG